A genomic stretch from Desulfohalobium retbaense DSM 5692 includes:
- the panB gene encoding 3-methyl-2-oxobutanoate hydroxymethyltransferase: MCSKLSVHTLQGLKTGGEKLAMATAYDYPSAQIADAAGMDILLVGDSLGMVVLGYESTVQVTVDEMLHHTKAVVRGTKRAFVITDMPFLSYQPTPEVAVTNGGRLFKEGGCDAVKLEGGLSVLPQVEALTRAGIPVCGHIGLTPQTVTQLSGYKVQGRDVQGAVALLEEARALEAAGAVFVVLECVPQEVAARISRELTIPTIGIGAGVDCDGQVLVYHDMLGFFDRFQPKFVKEYVDLGEQARKALQEYREEVKSGTFPKAEHSYTLDENVRTAFEGEVSGG, encoded by the coding sequence ATGTGTAGCAAGTTGAGCGTCCATACTCTCCAGGGCTTGAAGACCGGCGGGGAAAAGCTGGCCATGGCCACGGCCTACGATTATCCCTCGGCCCAGATCGCAGATGCGGCCGGAATGGATATACTGTTGGTCGGAGATTCTTTGGGTATGGTGGTTCTCGGTTATGAGTCTACTGTCCAGGTAACGGTGGACGAAATGCTCCACCATACCAAAGCGGTGGTCCGCGGCACCAAACGGGCCTTTGTCATTACCGACATGCCGTTTTTGTCCTATCAGCCCACCCCGGAAGTGGCGGTGACCAATGGTGGGCGATTGTTCAAGGAAGGGGGGTGCGATGCCGTGAAACTGGAAGGGGGGCTCTCGGTGCTCCCGCAAGTAGAAGCCTTGACCAGGGCGGGGATTCCAGTCTGCGGCCATATCGGGTTGACTCCGCAGACAGTGACCCAACTCAGCGGGTACAAGGTCCAGGGACGTGATGTGCAGGGGGCCGTTGCTTTGCTTGAAGAGGCCAGAGCCCTTGAGGCCGCAGGGGCGGTTTTCGTGGTTTTAGAGTGTGTGCCCCAGGAAGTGGCCGCCCGGATCAGCCGCGAACTGACGATTCCCACCATTGGTATCGGCGCGGGCGTGGATTGTGATGGGCAGGTTCTAGTCTATCACGACATGCTGGGGTTTTTTGACCGCTTTCAGCCCAAATTTGTCAAAGAGTATGTTGATCTGGGGGAACAGGCCCGCAAAGCGTTGCAGGAATATCGAGAGGAGGTCAAATCAGGCACCTTTCCTAAGGCGGAGCACAGCTACACCCTCGACGAAAATGTCCGCACCGCTTTCGAAGGGGAGGTTTCCGGCGGATAG
- the istB gene encoding IS21-like element helper ATPase IstB, with product MNPAVSVTLKENLQSLNLSQMAKELESFLRQARESGMDYAELLLQMTDHEMRIRADNRLKRRLKEAKFPLIKTIEGFDFEITADLDRRLIRELCSGEYVKEHKNVIFLGKSGTGKTHLATALGVEACRQGVRTRFVTACGLVNELIEARQEKDLQRILKRYGRYGLLILDELGYIPFSQEGAELLFQVLAERHERGSVIITSNLGFGDWTQVFGDANLTAALLDRLTHKAHIIECSWQSYRLQEALQGQANN from the coding sequence ATGAACCCCGCGGTCAGCGTCACCCTCAAGGAGAACCTCCAGAGCCTGAACCTCTCCCAGATGGCCAAGGAATTGGAGTCCTTTCTGCGGCAGGCTCGCGAATCGGGCATGGACTATGCCGAGCTGCTTTTGCAGATGACTGACCATGAAATGCGGATTCGGGCTGACAACCGGCTCAAGCGCCGCCTCAAAGAAGCCAAGTTCCCTTTGATCAAGACCATAGAGGGGTTTGACTTTGAGATCACTGCCGACCTGGACAGGCGGCTGATCCGGGAGCTTTGCAGCGGCGAATATGTCAAAGAGCACAAAAACGTAATCTTCCTGGGCAAAAGCGGTACAGGCAAAACCCATCTGGCCACAGCCCTTGGTGTGGAGGCCTGTCGCCAGGGAGTCCGCACTCGATTTGTCACAGCCTGCGGCCTGGTCAACGAACTCATCGAGGCCCGGCAGGAAAAGGATCTGCAGCGCATCCTCAAGCGCTATGGTCGCTATGGGCTGCTCATCCTCGATGAGCTGGGGTACATACCCTTTTCCCAGGAAGGGGCGGAACTGCTGTTTCAGGTGCTTGCTGAGCGCCATGAACGCGGTTCTGTGATCATCACCAGCAATCTCGGCTTTGGGGACTGGACCCAGGTTTTTGGCGACGCCAACCTGACAGCAGCCCTTCTTGACCGGCTCACCCACAAGGCCCACATCATTGAGTGTTCTTGGCAGAGCTACCGGCTACAGGAGGCGCTGCAAGGCCAGGCAAACAACTAA
- the istA gene encoding IS21 family transposase, protein MLKVEQFEFIRTSYRVYGLSISEIARKTGHSRNTIRKVLRNEHSGYAARKQQPMPALEGFAGAIDSWLEQDKQRPPKQRHTARRIFRRLVHEHGFQGSEPAVRRYVRQAKTRIGLGAKGAFVPAEPDAGLEAEVDWGDFKAYIAGKLTPLKLFCMRSKYSSTSFVRAYPVERQQALIDAHMQAFAFFGGVFPTLIYDNMTAAVQKILRGKKRIEQDGFAKFRAHYTFDAVFCNPRAAHEKGGVEGLVGYARRNFLTPVPDVDSLQELNESLLSQCLLYKEQHIVSGQEYTVGQRFEHEKHRLLDLPAQPYSNTISQSGKVNHYGTVISDKNHYSVPSRYAGLKVHLSLGAQKVEVFYDGRRIACHDRVYGNNKWVLDPDHYLDLLQTRPSAFSSAKPIKQWRAEWPASFERLLQRLRQAQGIGKGTKDFISVLKLYREHASEDVERAVQRALEAGVSSGEAVRHLLRPQIPEPVSGPVPGWSSFVPADISVYGELGGVS, encoded by the coding sequence ATGCTGAAGGTGGAACAATTTGAATTTATCCGTACCAGCTATCGTGTCTATGGTCTGTCCATATCTGAAATCGCCCGGAAAACCGGGCACTCACGAAACACGATACGCAAGGTCCTACGCAACGAGCACAGCGGCTATGCCGCCAGGAAGCAGCAACCGATGCCGGCATTAGAGGGCTTTGCGGGGGCCATCGATTCTTGGCTTGAGCAGGACAAGCAAAGGCCCCCAAAGCAGCGGCATACCGCGAGGCGGATCTTTCGCCGGCTGGTCCATGAGCACGGTTTCCAAGGCTCAGAGCCGGCAGTACGGCGCTATGTGCGCCAAGCAAAAACTCGAATCGGTCTTGGGGCAAAGGGGGCTTTTGTCCCCGCAGAGCCGGACGCGGGCCTGGAAGCCGAAGTGGACTGGGGCGATTTCAAAGCCTACATCGCCGGAAAACTGACCCCGCTCAAGCTCTTCTGCATGCGCTCCAAGTATTCCAGCACAAGCTTTGTGCGGGCCTATCCAGTCGAGCGGCAGCAGGCCCTTATTGATGCCCACATGCAAGCTTTTGCTTTTTTCGGCGGTGTTTTCCCCACGTTGATCTATGACAACATGACCGCTGCGGTCCAAAAGATTCTCAGAGGCAAAAAGCGCATTGAACAGGACGGCTTTGCCAAATTCAGAGCCCACTATACCTTTGATGCTGTCTTTTGTAATCCTAGGGCAGCGCATGAAAAAGGCGGTGTTGAAGGCCTCGTGGGCTACGCCCGACGTAATTTTCTCACCCCGGTGCCTGATGTTGATTCTCTCCAAGAACTCAATGAGTCACTGTTGAGCCAGTGTCTCCTCTATAAAGAGCAGCATATCGTCTCCGGGCAGGAATATACCGTTGGTCAGCGTTTTGAGCATGAAAAGCACCGGCTCCTGGATCTGCCTGCTCAGCCCTACAGCAACACCATTTCACAGTCGGGCAAAGTAAACCATTATGGCACAGTCATATCGGACAAAAACCACTACTCCGTGCCCTCCCGGTATGCGGGGCTGAAAGTCCACCTGAGCCTCGGCGCGCAAAAGGTCGAGGTATTTTACGATGGACGCCGCATTGCCTGCCATGACCGCGTTTACGGGAACAACAAGTGGGTGCTTGACCCTGATCACTACCTGGATCTGTTGCAAACGCGTCCCAGCGCCTTTAGCTCGGCCAAGCCCATCAAGCAGTGGCGTGCTGAGTGGCCGGCAAGCTTTGAACGGCTCCTCCAGCGCTTACGGCAAGCACAGGGGATAGGCAAAGGCACCAAGGACTTTATCAGTGTGCTCAAGCTCTACCGCGAGCATGCATCCGAGGACGTCGAGCGGGCTGTCCAGCGCGCTCTGGAGGCGGGCGTTAGCAGCGGCGAAGCCGTGAGGCACCTTCTCCGGCCACAAATCCCTGAGCCTGTTAGCGGCCCCGTTCCAGGGTGGAGCAGCTTTGTCCCTGCGGATATCTCAGTGTATGGCGAGCTCGGAGGTGTATCATGA